GCTGTCTGAGCTGGTACATTCTGGAAACAGCGAGGAGCGTTGTGCGGAGACTGCTAGTGAGTGAAGAACGTGCTCATGTCCTGACCCTGGAATGAATTCGCCGGGGAGAGGGATTCGATATCCCACGCAGTCAAATGTAAGTGTGCTGGGGGTGAGAATACTGGTGGCAATCTCGGAGCAGTGTCTGTGCTGGCGGAGGGACGGGGTGGCGTTTTAACTTACACTGGAATATCACAGTCCACAGCACTGTTTGAAACTGACGCTAGAAGTCACatctacagcgccagaaacccgggttcgatcctgatcacgggtgctgtctggacggagtctgtgccttctccccgtggcctcGTGGGGTtattcccgggtgctccggtctcctcccacacgccaaagacgtacaggctttcaGGTTAATTTGACTTCGGTAaacattgaagggcctgtttcaatagccaatagacaataggtgctggagtatgccatttggtccttcgagccagcacctccattcaatgtgattatggctgatcatccacaatcagtaccccgttcctgccttctcccaatatcccctgactccgctatttttaagagccctatctagctctctcttctacgctgtatttctaaactaagctaaactaacagacacaaaaatgctggaggaaatcagcgggtcagggagcatctctggagaaaatgaacaggtaacgtttcgggtcgtgatccttcttaagacccgtctcgacccgaaacgttacctatcccttctctccagagtgctgtctgacccgctgagttactccagcatgttgtgcctatcttcggtgtaacccagcgtctgcagttccttcctaaactaaactaatgtcgaACTCTCTTTTTTCTGCTCTAGAAGGCGTGataaactggagaacattttgtTCAATAATCCTCTCGTACTCCCACGCTCCGTCGCCGTTTCTCCATCGTTCATTCCCATTATCTGAACGTCCTTCTGTTAAACTGACGGCAGCAACACAGGGCGGACGCGAGAGGTCAGTGCGTGCGAAATACTATTGAAATTGACAGCTCTGCGTTTGGGATGGAACTGAGCTTTCCGTTTGTTAGGGGAGGGACAAGTAGATGATAtatatgggtggggggtggaggagaagggggggaggggggtggtgaaggTTATAGGGATTGACTTTAAGTGTCAGCTGGAAGTCCACACGGTTCAGACGCGCTCCGAGCATCAGCATCAGCGTTATtcgcggaagaagggtctcgacccgaaacgtcgcccattcccttccctccagagaggctacctctcccgctgagttactccagcattttctggctgtcttgggtgtaaaccaggtTCCTTCCAACCCATTTTGCTTCCCCCTTCCCACAGGACGTTGTTGGCGGTGGAGATAAGCTGGGAATTGGGAAGTCTTTGCCAAGCCACCGGGAGGGTTGCCTCTCCATCAGCCGTGCGGGGCCGGGTGACAGTACTCCCAGCGCCGAGTTGGAGGCGTTCCGCTGGAGGTTCCTTGGCAGGCGAGATCTCCGGATGAAATGGGTCCCCTCTCCGAGAACAAGAGCTGGGTGGTGATTGTGAACTGCACATCCTGCGGCCACTCGGTGAACCCTTTCCGGGCCGTGGCTTTAGGGGCGGTGCTGGGCTCCTTCATCCTCTTCGCGATCTTGGGCAACATCTTGGTGGTCCTCGCGGTGGCTCTCCACAGGAACCTGCAGACGGTCACCAATTACTTCATCATCAACCTGGCCATCGCCGACCTCCTGCTCAGCTGCTCCGTGCTGCCCTTCTCGGCCACGCTGGAGATCCTGGGCTACTGGGCATTTGGCCGAGTCTTCTGCAACATGTGGGCAGCCATGGACGTCCTCTGTTCAACCGCCTCCATTCTGAGCCTGTGCGTTATCTCCATCGACAGGAACATAGGAGTGAGCTACCCCTTGAGGCACCCAACTATCATGACCGAGAAGAGAGCCCTGTTGACACTGGTGGCGGTTTGGTCGCTAGCCTTGGTGATATCCGTCGGACCCTTGTTCGGGTGGAAAGAGCTTCCTCCAGACGACGAGGCCATCTGCAGAATCACCGAGGAACCGGGCTACGTCTTGTTCTCGGCCTTTGGGTCCTTCTACGCTCCCTTGACGGTCATCCTCGTTATGTACTTCAGGGTCTACATCGTGGCCAAGCGAGAAACCAAGAGTCTGTACGCTGGGACCAAGAGAGAGAGACTGCGGGCGGACCAAGTTACGCTGCGCATCCACCGCAAAGACAACCAGGCGGATAGCTCTCCTCGACTCTCCGAGCACGGCTCCAAAAGCAAAGGCACCCAGCTCAAATCACACTTCTCCATCTTGCTCCTCAAGTTCTCCAGAGAGAAGAAGGCCGCCAAGACGTTGGGAATAGTGGTTGGAGGCTTCATACTCTGCTGGCTCCCGTTCTTTGTCGTTCTCCCGATAGGTAAGGATCGTaaagaaatatattaaattatacaaggactggacaggcttgatgcaggaaacaatgttcctaatgttgggcgagtccagaaccaggggccacagtcttagaataaagggggggggggggggtcatttaagactgaggtgagagaaaaccttttcacccggagagttagaattgcacagattgtaaatttgtgcaattccctgccacagagggcagtggagaccaagtcactggatggatttaagagagagttagatagagctctgggggctagtggagtcaagggatatggggagaaggcaggcacgggttattgataggggacgatcagccatgatcacaataaatggcagtgctggctcgaagggccgaatagcctcctcctgtacctattttctatgtttctatgtaaaaggtgTATTTTGTTTCGAATATTAAGTTTTGGCTGGTGTTACTGAGGTCAGTGCATAAACCGCACACTGCCCCCATCTGACCTTGAGATACCTCGCCTCGGTGTCCAAAACACTCTCATATCTTATCTCGTTATCAGATAAATACTATGTCTGACCGCGGCGCGCACATCAATTGAGTCACCCATTGCCATAAATTCATTCTATCAATGGGAAACATTGATAGCCAAGACCAAACCTGATCTTGCAGgacaggggagaaggggggtctcgacccgaaacgtcatccatgctttctctccagagatgctgcctgacccgctgagttacaccagcattttgcgtctatcttcgatttaaacccgcgaatgcagttctttcctacacatgtgttAATTGTATGATGAACGACCGCATTCAAAGAGGCTGATATACCGATACGAGCAGCTACCGTCTGATAAGGAATTCGCACAGTTGTCTCCCCACGTACTTGGTAGTTACTTCGAAGCGCATCATAAAATTGGCCGGTCAAcgtggttttgtgaaagggagatcttgcccgATCAAccttgttggaattctttgaggaagtaaatagcaggatagacaaaggagaggcagtggatgtcgaagataggcacaaaaagctggagtaactcagcgggtccggcagcatctctggagagaaggaacgggcgacgtttcgggtggagacccttcttcagactgagagttagggggaagggaaacgagagatatagacggcaagatagagagagatagaacaggcgaatgaaaggtatgcaaaaatgtGATGGACAATAAAGGAAATAGGTCATTGTTAGTTGTGGTCGAGGTGAAATCAGTGGATGTAATTAGCCTGAATAttcagaaggccttcgataaggtgccctagtgaggctgctaaagaagatgagagtccATGGTATCAGATGGAAGATGCCAGCATGGATAGCGgacaaaatgtgtcggaaggaactgcagatgctggttcaaaccgaagatagacacttaatgctggataactcagcggtacaggcagcatctctggagagaagcaatgagtgaagggtcttgacccgaaacgtcacccattcatttcttctctccagagatgctgcctgtcccgctgagttcgccagcattttgtgtctatctcagcatggatagcaggttggctcaATGGCAGAAGGCAAGGGGTGGCAATTTCTGGTTGACTGCCAGTGACCAGCGGTCTTCCACAGGGTTTCCACCCCAGCATAACAGCATCAAAGAGTTGCAGGTCCTTGTGGCCTTAAACGAAaaaagggaaaatgctggaactcCTCAGCACTTTCGAGGGACAGAGAAAGAATGTTAAGGTTTCAGATGGAAGATCTTCTCACCCTGCTGAGTGtgcccagcatttcctgtttttattcctCTTGATGATGCCCTTCATGCAAGCCAAGGCAACGCTATATTTGGCCAAACACTAGAATTGTACAGCAGTCTGAATACGCTACAACCTCTGTAACATTGTTAGCGGCAAAACATGCTGACGCTTGTGTATTGCCCAGGTGAGGTTTTACCGggttgaatgcaaaacaaagcacttcACTGTACCTAGCTACACGTGAGATGAAAGCATTATTCAATCATTGACgtgtcctgacttgaaacgtcacatatccatgttctccagagatgctgccttacctgcagagatactccagcacttggttctACTGCTTGTCTAGTAAGATGTCCCATTAAACTGTGTGCTAAGCCCTTTCGTTATCTCATTTCTTCTGCTCTCTCCATCTTTCTCTATTCTCTATTCATCTTTGTATGTCTCGACTTTCTCCACTTCGGACCAACCTGCCTGTTTGTACCAGTTGCCAGAGTGGCCGCTCTCTAAAGCCACACTGGTGGAGTTTTCGACTCCCTTTCAGTTTTAATCAGTTTTGCTTTTATGTTCTCATTTCAAATTTCCCTCTTCTATGTAGTCAGTAAAcccttcttgagtcagagggtggtgaatctgtggaactcattatcacagaaggctgtggaggtcaagtcaattgatattttgaaggcagagatagatagattctcaattagtacgggtgtctggggatatggggagaagacagcagaatagggttaggagggagagatagatcagccatgattgaatggcggagtggacttgatgggccgaatggcctaattctgctcctatcacttacaaaacttacaaaattcttaaggggttggacaggctagatgcaggaagattgttcccgatgttggggaagtccaggacaaggggtcacagcttaaggttaagggggaaatcctttaaaaccgagatgaggagaactttttttcacacagagagtggtgaatctctggaactctctgccacagagggtagttgaggccagttcattggctatatttaagagggagttagatgtggcccttctggctaaggggatcagggggcatggagagaaggcaggtacgggatactgagttggatgatcagccatgatcatattgaatggcggtgcaggctcgaagggccgaatggcctactcctgcacctaatttctatgtttctatgtttctatcacttatgaccttatgtaaaAAAGATGTATGTAAAAAGTAGCACACACAGAATAGACACACGCTACACGCACACTTCCTTTGTCACTGCCTGGAACATTAATTCTATTCCtttttccatggatgctgcctggcctgctgagcattgccagcattctgtttttatttgtctGATCCAGACTCATTTCTCTTAACCTGTTAAATAAGAACAGCAGGGGTTCGGGCTACAGTTACTGAGAGCAGAGTCGGGGAAAACCTTGAGATGAATTAAAACTGACGGAATGGAAATTTCAGATAATGACAAGAAGTATTAGCGTTCTGCTGACAAGTCATATCTGAAGGGAAAAGACTTGTTAAGCCACCTCACCCTGGAAAGATACTGCCCTGTTGAGCTCGGTGATTTAAAGCTGCTGGAGCAATGGAAAATTAATAGACCAATTTCAAGATGGGTCAAGGTCCATCGACTAAGTGTTGCTGTGGTTAGAATTATGTAAAAAAAGGTATTTCAGAAAGCGAAGCATGCAGTCTGGAGGAGCATATGTTGGAATAGCGGGGAACACGGgactagcttttacaaccttgttagcccggagactgatcttgcttaactggaggctcacctgtcccccgacacacgcccgcgggatcaaggaggtgctttacaatttaaagcttgaaaaacttaggttctctctcaaaggctctaccaagacattcctagatacatggaaccctttcttggaacttgttaactctctcaacctgtccccggactcggaagaggactgagtgctctccaccattgtgctgctctactgcagctgctctccccttaaccccaccccctccccacacttatttatttaattatttaattatttactgttattagtgacactttttttttttttttaaagtactttttgtttcgtttatcttaccatatttgtgtggatgtgtatgtatgtgagtgctgTTTGGCCCCGTTTGGTCCCGACCCGATTCGgctgggttgaaggtgggtaagggtaagggctttgagggtcgcttacatactgttgcacaattatgccttgactgtcactgtctgttatcattgcatgtacgcaaattgctgtgaaattcaaataaaaagatttaaattaaaaaaaaaaataataaaataagataaaaaaGGCATTTCAGAAAGCGAAGCATGCAGTCTGGAGGAACATACG
Above is a window of Leucoraja erinacea ecotype New England chromosome 35, Leri_hhj_1, whole genome shotgun sequence DNA encoding:
- the adra1aa gene encoding adrenoceptor alpha 1Aa; translated protein: MGPLSENKSWVVIVNCTSCGHSVNPFRAVALGAVLGSFILFAILGNILVVLAVALHRNLQTVTNYFIINLAIADLLLSCSVLPFSATLEILGYWAFGRVFCNMWAAMDVLCSTASILSLCVISIDRNIGVSYPLRHPTIMTEKRALLTLVAVWSLALVISVGPLFGWKELPPDDEAICRITEEPGYVLFSAFGSFYAPLTVILVMYFRVYIVAKRETKSLYAGTKRERLRADQVTLRIHRKDNQADSSPRLSEHGSKSKGTQLKSHFSILLLKFSREKKAAKTLGIVVGGFILCWLPFFVVLPIGSFFPAYKPPETVFKITFWLGYFNSCINPIIYHSSHQEFKKAFQNILRGQFRQRNRSSTKQSLGGSSASGHAKEGEKELRRLSLGARETFYKVSDSEGICQWKLFSEQGTKSKHNSNCRPSDRRGNSMFCPCCPVSKPGAPSLKLHTNSIGDYGDPV